From the Telopea speciosissima isolate NSW1024214 ecotype Mountain lineage chromosome 9, Tspe_v1, whole genome shotgun sequence genome, the window AAACACGTGAGACCCACCTATTCCTCTGGATCTCTTAACGGCCCTTTGGAATCAGCCTAGTTATACAAGCAccaaaatacaagacatcgtaccccaACATGTATATTTACCAAGCTTAATTAAacggattaaaatcctctgcagtgcggGCATTTGGTGGTGCACTCCAGTGCGACCTTGAGAGCTCGACTTGTGGAGGAAGCATCATCCAACGGTGCGAACTTGATGGaaagcagtttttttttctctttttttttcttcttgagctcGGCACAATTGGATGtggcatcttccacgtgtccagCTCTTAAGCCCGTACTACAATGCACCGCCAGATTAGGATACCACACAGGATTTTTTTCCTAATAGCTAAACTTATCTAACCTGATCCCAATCCTGTTATTGGAACTATGTTTTAATATTTCTAGGGAATGACATATATTAAATAAGTTCAACCTTTTAAACACAAGGTTGGGATGGATTAGATTTGAAATTAGGTGGACCATGAGCGATATGACGCTGTGCCCCCGTTTCCCTACATTAGTGGAAAAGTAGGAAAATATTTCATTTCCCATCCattgttattattttaatattaaacTTAGCTATAatgggaaagaaaaaatcacATAGCCTTTTTCCACTTTGAACTCTTATAGATGTATATAGCATCAGTCTCACCTCTCAACATAACCTAGATTTGAGTAAGAGCAGAgagatttcttgaaatagtgaGAAAATAAATGGATCTCATTGAGAAAGAGAGTGGGGAGGAGTTGTTCCATGCTCAAGCTCATATATGGAACCATATATTTGGCTTCATAAACTCTATGTCCCTTGGATGTGCAGTTCAGCTAGGTATACCAGACATTGTTCACAACCATCCCCAACCCATCACCCTCTCTGAACTGGTCATGAAGCTTGCCATCCCAAAGACCAAGACTGCTTGTCTGTTTCGCCTCATGCGCTTATTGGTGCACTCTGGTTTCTTTGCAACTCGAGAAGTCTGCAAAtatcaggaagaagaagaagaaggatatgtGCTCACACCTTCTTCTAGGATTCTCCTTAAGGATAATGCCAAGAGTATGTCACCCTTCTTGCGAGCAATGCTTGATCCGATATTGTTGACTCCTTGGAATTTCCTTAGTGCATGGTTCCAGGGAGATGGTCTTAATCCATTTGAGACCGCACATGGGAGGAACTTGTGGGACTATGCAGGTGAAGACAATGAGTTTAACAAATTCTTCAACGAAGCAATGGCAAGCGATGCTAGATTGGTGATGAGTGTGGTTGTTACAGAGTGCAAAGTTGTGTTTGAAGGGTTAAAGTCATTGATTGATGTAGGAGGTGGGACAGGAACTGTGGCCAAGACCATTGCTGAAACCTTCCCAAGCTTGAAATGTTCAGTGTTTGACCTACCACATGTGGTTGCTACTTTGGAAGGCAATGAGAACCTAAATTATATTGCAGGTGACATGTTTGAATCCATCCCTCACGCAGATGCAGTTCTGCTCAAGGCAAGTGAattccctcttctttttatttttcttttgaaggCAAAGATGTTTGGTTCCTAACTTCATATGGACTTTGAAATGATAGTGGATTCTGCATGACTGGAATGATGAGCAATGCATAAAGATATTGAAGGGATGCAAAGAAGCGATCTCTGGAGGGGAACCTCTTTGTTGATGGTACAATATCCATAGTGGTCCTccgggtttcctcactttgcaaataactgcacacatcatccagagatgggaAGGGAGATCTCCCCAATATTTACAGGCGAAGAGGCTCATATTCAgagttaagaccaccaagcaaaataaggatcctttccttttcttggctccTGTAGACTTTTGCCTGATCCTCAGCATTGGACAACTGGAGATTGTTATaatgatcatattcctcccacaagctaataacagagttgtagtactcagatatactcctatcaccctgtttcatatgaatgattttttaaagaatttgatacacttttgttgaatctccaactctatcaaaaactcTGGATACACCGTCCCAAATATCTTTtgcagtctccttactcatGAATCTccgacctatctcaggtttcatggagaatatcagccaagtcataacagtggagttttcaatctcccacttgagatagcctGCATCAGTAGTAGCAAGGGCTGTGATAGACCCAGTAATataccccaactttcccctactgcgTAGCGACAACTTCACGGAACGgaaccaatccaaatagttagtattgtccaacttcacaactgagatctgggtgttggggttatcaaaggaagccatggttgggAAACCACCACTTGGACTGCCGGCTGtaattggtccactgacctcagaatctTGTCCAGACACAGTGGACATAATAGGCAAACACTTCAACGATCAAGATAAGTTGTTTGCACAAGTGGGGAGTATACTCAACCTAAACAAAAGGAGGCAAACCAATACACAGATGGTTCCCAATCAACCAAACCACTAGGCTGAGACTAAGCCTAAAAAACCAGCAAGCATATGAAGAGCAAAAAATTACATAACTCAACCCAAATTCCTCTAGTAGCCAAGAACCTTTAGTCCATAACACCCAATAATTATATCAAGATgtaatactatcacattcagcCATCCAATACAGCAGACCTCAGAGAAAGCAAAAAACAGAGAAGTCGATACCTGTATACCAGCAGAAAAAAAGTGGTAGCAGTCCTCTGATCCTCCCCCTTCAAGGGCAGGCTCTTAGGGCTTCAAAGAAGCACTCCCATACGACACAAATGGGACAAGGTCCAAGGTTATCCAAGCTGCCAAAGGCAGAATCGAAACTGAGACACTCCTAGGCTGGCGGAAAAACAGAGCCTGGTTTCAAGTCTTCAAGACATCTGGCAGCAAGGCAGTAGGTCCTTTCAACAAACACGAGCTCTGGGGTTTGAAACAACACCCCTAGGCGATGCAACTCCAATAGGCCTCATACCAAGatgtggagaagagaaggagaactgTTAACAGAATAGGATTAGagaatgaatgcttggatgatttagtcatcccaagcacatctttatttataatcataatgaagaatgaaacaattgtacattagcaatgtgggactaaaccacatgtacgaaataaataaaataacaaaagaaagaggaccagaatacccccacggtattctggccatatagctaacactccccctcaagttggtgcatatatatcatgtatgcccaacttgactaagataggatgaaacagcttgctactcagccccttagtgaacacatcagctagttgatcagtggacttcacaaagggaacacaaataaggccggcttcaagcttctccttgatgaaatgacagttaacctccacgtgtttagtacgattATGTTGGACAtagttatgagcaatgctaatggcggctttattgtcacaataaagcatcataggaagatggacaacaacatcaatatcctgcaataatcctctaagccacagacgttcacaaattccttgtgccattgcgcggaactcggcttcaacactagaccttgccacaataTTCTgttttttgctacgccatgtaacaaggttcccacccacaaaggaacagtagccagagatagatttcctgtcaggagaaccagcccaatcggcatcaatataggcttcaatcttcaagtgaccattgggagatagaaggattccctttcccggagcaaacttcaaataccgcaaaatacgacggactgcatccatatgagaggaatagggatcatgcatgaactaactcaccaaacttacagcaactgcaatgtcagggcgtatgtgagaaaggtagattagtttgcccactaaccgctgataagcacccttgtcaacaggctcaccctctttctccctaagttttgtagtagcttccataggagtatctgaaggatgacagccaagtagccctgtcttagtcaatagatcaaggtcatattttctttgagaaagaaagatgccctttgaagatcgagcaacttctatccctagaaaatattttaggggaccaagatctttgacctcaaactcacggccaagaagatttttcaaatccctgattgcagcatcatcattacctgtgaccacaatatcatccacatagactatgagaagagtaaccttgttaccaagccgtataataaacaaagtgtgatcaacattgctctgcttgtaacctgctgaaatcatagcctaatgaaatctgccaaaccaggccctaggtgactgcttcaaaccataaa encodes:
- the LOC122638722 gene encoding trans-resveratrol di-O-methyltransferase-like, whose translation is MDLIEKESGEELFHAQAHIWNHIFGFINSMSLGCAVQLGIPDIVHNHPQPITLSELVMKLAIPKTKTACLFRLMRLLVHSGFFATREVCKYQEEEEEGYVLTPSSRILLKDNAKSMSPFLRAMLDPILLTPWNFLSAWFQGDGLNPFETAHGRNLWDYAGEDNEFNKFFNEAMASDARLVMSVVVTECKVVFEGLKSLIDVGGGTGTVAKTIAETFPSLKCSVFDLPHVVATLEGNENLNYIAGDMFESIPHADAVLLKWILHDWNDEQCIKILKGCKEAISGGEPLC